CAAACATATAAAGTTACACCTGCAATCAGTACAAAGTTACTTTAAACATATTCAAATTCTATTTAATATGTTTTACTTTATATATTTTCCAGTTTACTTTAAGTACTGATTCACCTTTACCTCTACCTATTTTTTTAGTTTTCAGGTTCTGTTTTTTCTGATCCATTAAAACCTGATTTGGCTTCACTTTCTTTTCGAATCCTCTTACGTTCCTTTGCCTGTCCATTATAGTATCCCAGGATGTAACCTATTATAATGGCCCCTATAGCTGCCTGAAGTGCAAATAAAAGACTTTCGATTTCACCGCTGGGTGGTTCCCAGATGGAACTGAACCAGGGCTGGTATCCGGTTTCTTCAATTACTGTACTTGCTGCATCATCGGCTCCGCCGAAGTAACCCTGATCTTCACCCATTCCATTGTACATGGCCAGGGGTATGATGGCGATTAAAGCCACCAGGGCCAGGATGAGGATGTAGTATTTACTATTCATCTACACCACCGCCTTCACTTTATCCTTAACACGAGGCCCGATAACCTTTAACTGTTCCAGGATGTCCGGTCTGAGTTTCATGATGTAATCGAATATAACCACAGTTAAGAGTGCTTCTGCTATGGCCAGTGGTATCTGGGTGACTGCGAATATGATCATGAAGTTGGTGAATGCTGCAGTAAAGGTAGGTACCGGGAAGGCCAGGGATAGCTGGATTGCCGTGGTCACGTAGGTTAACAGATCTGCAAAGAATGCTGCCAGGAATAT
This sequence is a window from Methanobacterium formicicum DSM 3637. Protein-coding genes within it:
- a CDS encoding energy-coupling factor ABC transporter substrate-binding protein, with protein sequence MNSKYYILILALVALIAIIPLAMYNGMGEDQGYFGGADDAASTVIEETGYQPWFSSIWEPPSGEIESLLFALQAAIGAIIIGYILGYYNGQAKERKRIRKESEAKSGFNGSEKTEPEN